In the genome of Treponema pedis, one region contains:
- a CDS encoding segregation and condensation protein A, translating to MNDNTQVAEVSNTEFKVNNFEGPLDLLLFLINKNEVNIYDIPISDITEQYLQYLDYAVSPDLDNLVEFYSMAANLLYIKSRMLLPVEVELDEGDIEDPRTELVDKLIEYQKYKKLSELMEEQENDAEWYFERKKIQTALPFNEDELWERLDTWELLKTFSQLMSSYKTEHILDLYEEVSVNEKITLMNELLEKKGECLFTDLIIRKGNLLDVVCAFMAILEAVKFKMASIWQNRMFGDIKIKAWEQENGTGI from the coding sequence ATGAACGATAACACACAGGTTGCGGAAGTTTCAAATACGGAATTTAAAGTAAATAATTTTGAAGGGCCGCTTGATCTTCTCCTTTTTTTAATAAACAAAAATGAAGTTAATATTTACGATATTCCCATTTCGGATATTACGGAGCAATATCTGCAATACTTGGATTATGCCGTTTCGCCCGATTTGGATAACCTTGTGGAATTTTACTCAATGGCGGCTAACTTACTTTACATAAAAAGCAGAATGCTTTTACCGGTTGAAGTGGAGCTTGATGAAGGCGATATTGAAGACCCCAGAACCGAGCTCGTAGATAAATTAATCGAATATCAAAAATATAAAAAACTTTCCGAGCTTATGGAAGAACAGGAAAACGATGCCGAGTGGTATTTTGAGCGGAAAAAAATTCAAACGGCTCTTCCCTTTAACGAAGACGAACTTTGGGAAAGGCTTGACACATGGGAACTTTTAAAAACATTTTCGCAGCTTATGTCCAGTTATAAAACCGAGCATATTCTTGACTTATATGAAGAAGTTTCCGTAAATGAAAAAATTACCTTAATGAACGAACTTTTGGAAAAAAAAGGAGAGTGTTTGTTTACCGATTTGATTATCCGTAAGGGGAACCTCTTGGACGTAGTTTGTGCATTTATGGCAATTTTAGAAGCGGTAAAATTTAAAATGGCAAGTATTTGGCAAAACAGAATGTTCGGAGACATAAAAATAAAGGCGTGGGAGCAGGAAAATGGTACAGGAATATAA
- the scpB gene encoding SMC-Scp complex subunit ScpB encodes MVQEYNLEKETALVEAILYLEGEPLTDESLCKISGLSPEIITACISALQEDYSSPQSGIELTKMMGGWVIMPKKELWEHLKDRYGKKNEGKLSRAAMETLSIIAYSQPVTRAEIEAIRGVSADNMIRLLIEKDLIKEVGKKDIPGKPIMFGTTKEFLKVFKLNSISDLPKLDETESERFELAR; translated from the coding sequence ATGGTACAGGAATATAATTTGGAAAAAGAAACGGCCTTAGTCGAAGCAATCTTATACTTGGAAGGAGAGCCCCTTACCGATGAATCCCTTTGTAAAATTTCAGGCCTTTCACCTGAAATAATTACCGCCTGTATTTCCGCCTTACAGGAAGATTATTCGTCGCCGCAAAGCGGAATCGAATTAACCAAGATGATGGGCGGCTGGGTTATTATGCCTAAAAAGGAATTATGGGAACATTTAAAAGACAGATACGGTAAAAAAAACGAAGGAAAACTTTCGCGTGCCGCTATGGAAACCCTTTCCATTATTGCATATTCTCAGCCTGTAACCAGAGCCGAAATAGAAGCCATTCGGGGTGTTTCCGCCGATAATATGATTAGGCTTTTAATTGAAAAAGATTTAATTAAAGAAGTTGGAAAAAAAGACATTCCCGGAAAACCGATTATGTTCGGTACAACAAAAGAATTTTTAAAAGTATTTAAACTTAACAGTATTTCGGATTTACCGAAACTCGACGAAACCGAAAGCGAACGCTTTGAGCTTGCAAGATAA